The window CTGACCGCCCTAGCGATCCGCCCGTGGGAGAACGGCCTCGACAACTTCCTCGCCGTCGTCACTTCGCCGCGCGCTCTGGCCGCCCTGAGACTCAGCTTCGTCGCCGCCGCCGTCGCCGCCGTCGTTAACGCGGTCATGGGCGGCCTGCTGGCCTGGGTGCTGACCCGTTATGAGTTTCCGGGCAAGCGGTTGGCGGACGCCGTCATCGACCTGCCCTTCGCCCTGCCGACAGCGGTCGCGGGCATCGCCCTGACGGCTCTCTATGCCCAGAATGGGCCGATCGGCGGCCTGCTGGCCCCGGTGGGGATCAAGATCGCCTACACCCCCGTCGGCGTGGTCGTGGCGATGATCTTCGTCGGTCTACCTTTCGTCGTCCGCTCCATCCAGCCCGTGCTTCAGGACCTGGATCAGGAGGTCGAGGCCGCGGCGGAAACCCTCGGCGCCTCGCCGCTCCAGACTGCCACCCGGATCATCCTGCCCGCCATCCTGCCAGCCCTGTTGTCCGGCATCGGCCTCGCCTTCGCGCGCGGGGTCGGGGAATATGGCTCGGTCATCTTCATCGCCGGCAACATGCCGTTGCGGTCCGAGATCGCGCCCCTGCTGATCGTGACCCAGCTGGAGCAGTTCGACTACGCCGGCGCCGCCACCATCGGCATGGCCATGCTGATCCTGTCCTTCCTCATCCTGCTGGGCTTCAACGGCCTGCAGGGCGCGATCGCGAGGCGGGGCGCATGACGGCCGAAGCCCTGCCCTCGGCCCCCGCCTCCGTCGTTCGCAAGCCGGGCCTGGGCCGCAGCCTGCTGATCGGCCTGGCCATGTTGTGGCTGGCCCTGATCGTCCTGGCCCCGCTCGGCGTCATCCTGGCAGAAGCCTTGCGAAAGGGCGTAGGCGCCGCCCTCGCCGGCCTGTCCCAGCCCGATGTCTGGGCCGCCGCCCGGCTGACCCTGCTGACCACGGCCGTCGCCACGCCGCTGAACGCCGTCTTCGGCCTGGCCGCCGCCTGGTGCGTCACCCGCTTCGACTTCATCGGTAAGACCCTGCTGATGGCGCTGATCGACCTGCCGCTGTCGATCTCCCCGGTCATCTCCGGCCTGGTCTGGGTCCTGCTGTTCGGCGCCTCGGGCTGGTTCGCTTCCTGGCTCAACGCCGCCGGCTTGCAGATCATGTTCACCCCTGTCGCCATCGTTCTGGCGACGGTTCTGGTGACCCTGCCCTATGTCGCGCGCGAGCTGATCCCGCTGATGCAGCAGCAAGGCTCCGACGAGGAACTGGCCGCCCTGACGCTGGGTGCCCGGCCGTCAGCCATCTTCTTCTTCATCACCCTGCCGAACGTCCGCTGGGCGCTGCTGTACGGCGTGCTGCTGGCCAACGCCCGGGCGATGGGCGAGTTCGGGGCCGTTTCGGTGGTGTCCGGCCATATTCGCGGCCTGACCA of the Brevundimonas pondensis genome contains:
- the cysT gene encoding sulfate ABC transporter permease subunit CysT encodes the protein MTRPVIWKAPSPLPGFSLSLGFTVAYMSLFVLIPLTALAIRPWENGLDNFLAVVTSPRALAALRLSFVAAAVAAVVNAVMGGLLAWVLTRYEFPGKRLADAVIDLPFALPTAVAGIALTALYAQNGPIGGLLAPVGIKIAYTPVGVVVAMIFVGLPFVVRSIQPVLQDLDQEVEAAAETLGASPLQTATRIILPAILPALLSGIGLAFARGVGEYGSVIFIAGNMPLRSEIAPLLIVTQLEQFDYAGAATIGMAMLILSFLILLGFNGLQGAIARRGA
- the cysW gene encoding sulfate ABC transporter permease subunit CysW; its protein translation is MTAEALPSAPASVVRKPGLGRSLLIGLAMLWLALIVLAPLGVILAEALRKGVGAALAGLSQPDVWAAARLTLLTTAVATPLNAVFGLAAAWCVTRFDFIGKTLLMALIDLPLSISPVISGLVWVLLFGASGWFASWLNAAGLQIMFTPVAIVLATVLVTLPYVARELIPLMQQQGSDEELAALTLGARPSAIFFFITLPNVRWALLYGVLLANARAMGEFGAVSVVSGHIRGLTNTLPLHVEILYNEYDFVGAFATAALLAVLALVTLILKSFLEHRHADDLAARGRR